The following are encoded together in the Halopseudomonas salegens genome:
- a CDS encoding TIGR01620 family protein: MSAEDKTASSTVLDTWEQKQSSRRATEILEELEAEVWSDQPSTTAPLADAEQLNAAVFSPWPSRLWRLLLAMVALAAVGQWVDWTIAAWHWQPLLGAALGALGALFLVVAMLSWRDLYRQRLRMTRLQQLREQMDQALAAEQDHMPAEWLAGVRQLYQGTALQMQLEQALDGLDAAHSAAEIQGRLNQLFYSSLDQQARQLIRREASGTGVLVATSPWVAVDLLLVVWRNVRLVQRLALLFGLPAGQLNRWRLLAHVLRNIALAGSSELAIGALSDSLLAGMLEKLAARVGQGIGVGLYSARLGHFTLDLCRVVPLTDRKALREDGLGVVQGIKARVTGRTDEQV, encoded by the coding sequence ATGAGTGCTGAAGACAAGACAGCCAGCAGCACAGTGCTGGACACCTGGGAGCAGAAGCAAAGTAGCCGGCGGGCTACCGAAATTCTTGAAGAACTGGAAGCCGAGGTCTGGTCCGATCAACCCTCTACGACAGCCCCGCTGGCCGATGCCGAGCAACTCAATGCTGCCGTTTTCAGCCCCTGGCCGAGTCGTTTGTGGCGTCTATTGTTGGCGATGGTGGCATTGGCGGCTGTTGGTCAATGGGTTGACTGGACCATTGCGGCCTGGCATTGGCAACCTCTGCTGGGTGCTGCTCTGGGGGCCTTGGGTGCTCTTTTTCTGGTGGTTGCCATGCTCAGCTGGCGAGACCTTTACCGCCAGCGCTTACGTATGACCCGCTTGCAGCAATTGCGTGAACAAATGGACCAGGCGCTGGCTGCAGAGCAGGACCATATGCCGGCAGAGTGGCTGGCGGGGGTCCGCCAGCTGTATCAGGGAACAGCCCTGCAAATGCAACTGGAGCAGGCGCTGGATGGTCTGGATGCCGCGCACAGTGCCGCCGAAATCCAGGGCAGGCTGAATCAGTTGTTCTACTCTTCGCTGGATCAACAGGCTCGCCAATTGATTCGCCGTGAGGCCAGCGGTACCGGGGTTCTGGTGGCTACCAGTCCCTGGGTGGCAGTGGATTTGCTGCTGGTGGTCTGGCGCAACGTGCGACTGGTGCAACGCCTGGCGCTCCTGTTTGGCTTGCCGGCGGGGCAACTGAATCGTTGGCGTCTTCTGGCTCATGTGCTGCGCAATATTGCTTTGGCCGGCAGCAGTGAACTGGCGATTGGCGCTCTGAGTGACAGCCTGCTCGCGGGCATGCTGGAAAAACTGGCCGCACGGGTCGGGCAGGGCATTGGTGTCGGGCTTTACAGCGCCCGGCTGGGGCATTTCACCCTTGATCTCTGCCGTGTAGTACCACTGACTGATCGCAAGGCCTTGCGTGAAGATGGTCTCGGCGTGGTGCAGGGAATCAAGGCGAGAGTAACGGGACGAACGGATGAGCAAGTATAA
- the rnd gene encoding ribonuclease D codes for MTSPLAEPLMIDQDATLASYCAHWQQLPYVALDTEFVRTETFFPIAGLIQVGDGEHSFLIDPLEINDWRPFAELLTNPSVVKVLHACSEDLEVFRNLCGAVPAPLFDTQIAAAYLGMDFSMGYSRLVQQILDIELPKEETRSDWLQRPLTKAQITYAAGDAQHLAELYQVLAPRIEAAGLTDWLLADAADQVASSNLVQDPETAYLQIKQAWRLKPAELAILQVLCEWRERESRERNQARNRLLREKSLCPLAQRQPDSLSALSSIEDMHPRTVRQHGNTILELIREGARRPREECPERLEEPLPPAANKLIKAMRQVGQRHAERLGMAQELMLKKKVLEALIRTGYPQGPYSLPDELTGWRRELMGAELLAVANNFAEASA; via the coding sequence ATGACTAGCCCTTTGGCCGAACCCCTGATGATCGATCAGGATGCCACCCTGGCATCCTACTGCGCCCACTGGCAGCAGCTGCCCTATGTGGCACTGGATACCGAATTCGTCCGTACAGAAACCTTTTTCCCGATTGCCGGCCTGATTCAGGTCGGTGACGGCGAACACAGTTTCCTGATTGATCCGTTGGAAATAAATGACTGGCGGCCCTTTGCCGAGCTGCTGACCAACCCGTCAGTCGTCAAGGTGCTGCATGCCTGCAGCGAAGACCTGGAAGTGTTCCGCAATCTCTGTGGCGCCGTGCCAGCGCCGCTGTTTGATACTCAGATTGCCGCAGCCTATCTGGGTATGGACTTTTCCATGGGCTATTCGCGTCTGGTGCAGCAGATTCTGGATATCGAACTGCCCAAGGAAGAAACCCGTTCCGACTGGTTGCAGCGCCCGCTGACCAAAGCACAGATCACCTATGCGGCTGGCGATGCGCAGCACCTGGCGGAGCTGTATCAGGTGCTGGCTCCGCGGATCGAGGCGGCCGGGCTGACTGACTGGTTGCTGGCCGATGCCGCCGACCAGGTTGCTTCCAGCAACCTGGTTCAGGACCCGGAAACTGCCTACCTGCAGATCAAGCAGGCCTGGCGCTTGAAGCCGGCCGAGTTGGCCATACTGCAAGTGCTCTGTGAGTGGCGCGAGCGTGAATCCCGCGAACGCAATCAGGCGCGCAACCGCCTGTTACGGGAAAAGTCACTGTGCCCATTGGCCCAGCGCCAGCCGGACAGCCTGTCAGCCTTGTCGTCTATCGAGGACATGCACCCGCGTACCGTGCGTCAGCATGGCAATACCATTCTCGAATTGATCCGCGAAGGCGCCCGGCGCCCGCGTGAAGAGTGCCCCGAGCGACTTGAAGAGCCACTGCCTCCAGCGGCCAACAAGTTGATCAAGGCGATGCGTCAGGTCGGTCAGCGTCATGCTGAGCGGCTGGGTATGGCGCAGGAATTGATGCTCAAGAAAAAAGTGCTCGAAGCCTTGATCCGTACCGGCTACCCCCAGGGCCCCTACAGCCTGCCGGATGAGTTGACGGGGTGGCGGCGCGAGCTGATGGGCGCAGAATTACTGGCAGTGGCCAATAACTTTGCCGAGGCATCCGCATGA
- a CDS encoding YcjX family protein: MARLSNPTRLLASARQQAGAWLQRPLRIGVTGLSQAGKTTFITSLLNQLENHPKSLLRQRSPFDRLLSVHWQREGTEHAFPYLNALQALSGDPARWPESTTDLTRVELELRYAPGGLLGSVQGERLQRVELIDYPGEWLLDLPLLQMDYGQWCEQMASWVKTEPRASLIGDLAARLQAIDPQAGTDSVDLHALRGEWTAFLQRCREAGLARNQPGRFLLPGRGIADVMLDFVPLLAGNQHSHAEPGSVWAECQARFNYYRDFIVKGFYDQHFSRLDQQVLLVDMLGPLAAGPQALADVQGALDDLLASFRYGRGSLFERLFKPRIRRLALCATKVDQLTAEQQRDAQQCLEDLLTDSLTAVRHGGVTIKGFPLAAVRATRQEGDTLIAGRQQDQRLLRYRPAEIPAHLPLDLQVEPISLPPLRPPPGLHRNEIFPNYRMDQLVAWLIGETR, translated from the coding sequence ATGGCCAGACTCAGCAATCCGACACGCCTGCTTGCCAGTGCCCGCCAACAGGCCGGTGCCTGGTTGCAGCGTCCCCTGCGGATTGGGGTGACTGGACTCAGCCAGGCGGGTAAAACCACCTTTATAACCAGCCTGCTCAACCAGTTGGAAAACCACCCGAAAAGTCTTTTACGCCAACGCTCTCCCTTTGATCGTCTGCTCTCGGTGCACTGGCAGCGGGAGGGTACCGAGCATGCCTTTCCCTATTTGAACGCTTTGCAGGCGCTGAGTGGAGATCCAGCGCGTTGGCCGGAATCGACAACTGACCTGACGCGCGTTGAACTGGAATTGCGTTACGCGCCAGGAGGTTTGCTCGGCTCGGTGCAGGGTGAACGGTTGCAACGGGTGGAGCTGATCGACTATCCCGGTGAGTGGCTACTCGATTTGCCATTGCTGCAAATGGACTATGGCCAGTGGTGCGAACAAATGGCGAGCTGGGTGAAAACCGAGCCCCGCGCCAGCCTGATTGGTGACTTGGCTGCCCGCTTGCAGGCGATTGATCCACAGGCAGGCACTGATAGCGTCGACCTTCATGCCCTGCGGGGCGAGTGGACGGCCTTCTTGCAGCGCTGCCGCGAAGCTGGCCTGGCACGCAATCAGCCTGGACGCTTTTTATTGCCCGGGCGGGGCATTGCCGATGTCATGTTGGACTTTGTGCCCTTGCTGGCAGGGAATCAACATAGCCATGCCGAGCCGGGCAGTGTCTGGGCCGAGTGTCAGGCACGCTTCAATTATTATCGCGACTTTATCGTCAAAGGGTTCTACGACCAGCATTTCAGCCGGCTGGATCAACAAGTTCTGTTGGTGGATATGCTCGGCCCTCTGGCAGCCGGCCCGCAAGCGCTGGCGGATGTTCAAGGCGCGCTGGATGACCTGTTGGCCAGTTTCCGGTACGGCAGGGGGTCGCTGTTCGAGCGCCTGTTCAAACCCCGCATTCGGCGCCTTGCGCTTTGTGCCACCAAGGTTGATCAGTTGACTGCCGAGCAGCAACGCGATGCTCAGCAATGCCTGGAAGACCTCCTCACCGACAGCCTGACGGCGGTGCGTCATGGTGGCGTTACCATCAAGGGTTTCCCGTTGGCAGCCGTGCGTGCCACTCGGCAAGAGGGCGATACCCTGATCGCCGGACGGCAGCAGGATCAACGCCTGCTGCGCTATCGACCGGCAGAAATTCCCGCACACTTGCCCCTGGATTTGCAGGTTGAGCCGATCAGCCTGCCACCGCTCCGGCCGCCTCCCGGCCTGCATCGCAATGAAATCTTTCCCAATTATCGTATGGATCAATTGGTGGCCTGGTTAATCGGGGAGACTCGCTGA
- a CDS encoding acyl-CoA thioesterase: MTFAQLLAALEDSADNTVVIPDDWAQGRAGYGGLVVALIYDAMRRMAGAERPVRSLAITFVGPAQPGEPLQIESQILRQGKAVSQMLGMAKQNGEVACIVQGSFGAGRNSQVDVAAAPAPAAKAPDDCQQMPYIKDVTPEFLKHFDIRLAFGGMPFSNSQAREHGGWMRFKTDEGELHEAHLLGLVDVWPPAVLPLLKQRAPASSLTWTIEFVQPVPALGNTDWLLYKADIEHARDGYGHTAAMIWREDGALIAISRQTIAVFG; the protein is encoded by the coding sequence ATGACGTTTGCCCAATTGCTTGCCGCGCTTGAAGACAGTGCCGATAACACTGTTGTAATCCCCGACGATTGGGCCCAGGGTCGTGCCGGTTATGGCGGCCTGGTCGTTGCTCTGATCTATGATGCCATGCGGCGCATGGCAGGAGCAGAGCGGCCGGTTCGTTCGCTGGCAATTACTTTTGTCGGCCCTGCCCAGCCCGGTGAACCCTTGCAGATAGAGAGCCAGATCCTGCGCCAGGGCAAGGCAGTCAGTCAGATGCTGGGAATGGCGAAACAGAATGGCGAGGTGGCTTGTATTGTTCAGGGGAGTTTCGGCGCTGGGCGCAACTCACAGGTTGATGTAGCCGCCGCACCGGCACCTGCTGCCAAGGCCCCCGACGACTGCCAGCAGATGCCGTATATCAAAGACGTTACCCCTGAGTTTCTCAAGCATTTTGATATTCGGCTGGCTTTTGGCGGCATGCCGTTCAGCAATAGCCAGGCTCGCGAGCATGGTGGCTGGATGCGCTTCAAGACTGATGAGGGTGAACTGCATGAAGCCCATCTGCTGGGGCTGGTCGATGTCTGGCCGCCGGCCGTACTGCCCCTGCTGAAACAGCGCGCTCCGGCCAGCTCTTTGACCTGGACCATCGAGTTTGTACAGCCGGTGCCAGCGCTGGGTAACACCGATTGGCTGCTGTACAAGGCGGATATCGAGCATGCCCGGGACGGTTATGGTCATACCGCTGCGATGATCTGGCGTGAAGATGGCGCATTGATAGCTATCAGCCGACAAACCATCGCGGTATTCGGTTGA
- the queD gene encoding 6-carboxytetrahydropterin synthase QueD yields the protein MEIFKEFTFEAAHRLPNVPAGHKCGRLHGHSFQVAIHISGPVDPHTGWVRDFADIKAIFKPIYDQLDHNYLNDLPGLENPTSEVIARWIWHKLKPDLPELSQITLRETCTCGCIYRGE from the coding sequence GTGGAAATTTTCAAGGAATTCACCTTCGAGGCAGCCCACCGCTTGCCGAATGTCCCCGCCGGGCACAAATGCGGCCGTTTGCATGGCCATTCCTTTCAGGTGGCGATCCATATCAGTGGCCCGGTTGATCCGCATACCGGCTGGGTGCGCGATTTTGCCGATATCAAGGCGATCTTCAAACCGATCTATGATCAGCTCGACCACAACTACCTGAATGACTTGCCGGGGCTGGAAAACCCGACCAGTGAGGTGATTGCCCGCTGGATCTGGCACAAACTCAAGCCAGACCTACCGGAACTGAGCCAGATTACCCTGCGCGAGACCTGTACCTGCGGTTGTATTTATCGCGGGGAGTGA
- a CDS encoding YcgL domain-containing protein, whose amino-acid sequence MKVPCSIYRSRKKSGMYLYVPRSKPLDELPEALMQLFGRAEHSMDLVLTETRTLAREDIHQVLANLQEQGFHLQMPPDEKLDDYIQHLPEHLLRFNDPV is encoded by the coding sequence ATGAAAGTCCCGTGCTCGATTTACCGCAGCAGGAAGAAATCCGGCATGTATCTGTATGTGCCGCGCAGCAAGCCACTCGACGAGTTGCCCGAAGCGCTGATGCAGCTGTTTGGCCGGGCCGAACACAGTATGGATCTGGTGCTCACCGAAACGCGCACCCTGGCCCGTGAGGATATCCACCAGGTGCTGGCCAATCTGCAGGAGCAGGGCTTTCACCTGCAAATGCCGCCGGATGAAAAACTGGATGACTATATCCAGCACCTGCCAGAGCATTTGCTGCGCTTTAATGATCCGGTGTGA